The Raphanus sativus cultivar WK10039 chromosome 2, ASM80110v3, whole genome shotgun sequence DNA segment GTTCCATCTGTGAAGAACAACAACCAGCAGTCGGACAAGCCTCCTCCTGCAGAACTAGCTAGCAGTCGACAACGCCTCCTTCAGAACAAGTTTGATATGTTAGCTAACCTCGACGATTGAGAACAGGTGCTGGTTTGTTCTGTTGGCTAATCTCTATCTTTGGGCTTAGTTattttgttccttttttttgttatcaagtTCATTTCCTAATTGTGTTACTCTTTACTTGggagccaaaaaaaaataaatgttgagTTTCTTTTGTTATCATCATTCaagaaactcaagaacacaagaatcAAACACAATGACACAGGCAGAATCAAAACATAAGCAATTTGAGAAACAAGAGTATGCAAGTTTGGAAACACAACATGAACTACTGATAAAACACAACACACTAAAAAAGTCACACGAGAGAATATATCAGAAGGTCCTGATAAAACAGACACACTCccattattattttcttctcaCCATAATAATAACTAAGAAACATTCGTCAAGACactaagaaaacaaaagaaagcttaattaattatttcgaagacaacaacaaaacaGCCTCTGAATCACACCACACGTGCACATACATAGGGTTCCATAGATCATCACTCTTCTTCAGTTTCAAGCATTTGCACAATCTGAGTCACTCCCTCTGCGATTTCATTGCGGATCAAACTGTCTGGCATATCGAATGTTCTTCTCCTCATCGACAGTGACTTCCCCTGCGGCTGCGGGTCTACAACCTCCAACATTGCTTCCAGCTCATCCACCATCGATCTCTTTGCTCCTCTAACCATCACATCAACTCCCTGAtacccaaaacaaacaaacaaaatcccaaaggtttttttaatataatcaaCAACACCCTTCAAGAGTGTGTCATTCATAACCAGATTGATTCAAGTACCTCAATGGCATCAACAGTGAGGAGGAGGACGATAATCTTCTCAGAGAACTTCTGACGCTCCTCTGCATCACGAGAGATCACGCGACGGTAGTTGAAGTTGTGGAAAGAAGCTCTCAACTCCTTGAGTTTGGTCTTTGCGATAGCTAGATCACGAAGAGCACGTAACGCCTTTGAGCGGCGAATCAGATAGGCTCTGAAAGCCCTCTGGATCATCGCAGCCGCGTATTCAGGTGGCATTTCCTTGTTCTTCCCTTTCTTGCTCCTAACTGCTCCACTTCTTCGTGAATACGCCTTTTAAAATAACCACAACCATTAAAGATAAAACAAACAGATAGTAAGTAACAAAAGCACGTAAAAAGGTTCAAATCTTTGAAACAGACCAATCTCAATCATGCCAATCAATATCAAACTACTTTTCCAACCAACTTCATAGACAATACAAACTAGTCTTCTAAAAATCAATCTACATGCCCCACCTAATTgaaacgaattttttttttaaactattttttacctaatcaataaTCTCCTATAAAACGtttatttgcatttttttgaacatttaacTTCATAAACAGAATATAACCAATACCTTCCTGAGAAGGATAGCTCTATGTTCCTCCgagtcatcttcttcttctacttcttcatCCTCCTCAATCACTACAACGCGtggcttctccttcttcttgatcttcttcaccttctccttcttctcggCTCCTCCAGTTGAAGCTTTGATGGTGTAAGTGTGCTGCATCTCTCCGTTCTCCCTCTCTGACTTCAACTCCGTCGTCCAACTgtaactcttcttcttcttcttcgccgcCATCGCCattgccttcttcttcttctcctcagcagcCTCAGCATCAGCTTTGGCCTTCTTCAGAACAGCtacatccttcttcttcttattcccGCCTTTAATCTCGGTCGTCCACGTGTACTTCCTGTCCCCAGCAGGACCATCAAACTCAGCTTCCCACTTGTACTTCCTCTCTTGAACCTCGGCCTCCCATTTGTACTTTCTCTCTCCAGATCCCTTGAACTCCTTCGTCAGTTTATACTTCCTGTCGGAATCGCCACCGCGTTCTCCTCCGACCAAACGGTCGAACTTGGTTTCCAGCTCGGAGACTCGGTGGCAGAGATACTGCAGAGGATACTCCTCCACCACCCTGCGGCGAACCAGCTGGTACTTGCAAGAGGAAGGAGATTTCTCGATCTGGACCAGATCCTCGAATAGATCAGGTGGTGAGAGTGCGAAAGGGAAAGCCAGATCTTCTTCGACATCGTCGTCGTCGTGGTGGATGAAGGAAGGAAAGAATGAGGATGAAGGTTTGACAATGGAGGTTTCTCGGACGacgagaggaggaggagaacaGGTGGTGTAGTAGGGATCGATGAGGTCGAGTCTACGAATCCAGCTCATGGTTTGAATCGCGGGGAAGGTAAAAGAAAGAAGCAGTCAAGCcaaagagaagatgagatcTGTCAATAATGGAGTCTCGCAACTCGCGAGTAGGTGGGTCCACCTAGTGTACAGAGACAAAAGTGATATCACGTGAGTCGCACACGACGATTTGCATAAGTACATTGTCGGGACATTGGATCCACCCGTGAGTCTATGATTAAAATATGGACGCGCTTTTAAACGTTTGCTTGGTAGATACGACTAGGAGTTGTTTGAATTTTGTCAGCTTATAATATGAAACGCTTTAAAACGCTCGTAACTTTTGATGTTTTATCTTTAGTAGCAACACTGATGTGAACTAATAACTGGTGTAGGATGATTGAGTATGAAGAGATTGAAACTAAAGATGTGGAGACGTGCAAGATCTGCTTATATGTATTCTGAAACTTGTGAATTTACATTGATCTACGTTTTTTTTCACTTCACTCGTGATGGTTCTGAGACTTGACTGTTTGTCATTTCTTTTTTGTCTTAACCATACATTGGTAGAGAATGAATCATcaaaattctcttttttttttgccaaaatatGGTTGCTCGCTGCACGGATCTTGGATTTAACAAGGAGTTATGCTCCTGGTGATCTCGGGGAACTCAACTGATTTGCATATGGGTAAAACTAGGGGTGAACATTTTAtctgttaaatttgattcgattcgttattcgtctcgattcgatccgaaaattccgaatatccgtaaacGTCGAAGCAaatcaaatactaaaaatcaGTATCCGTTGAAATCGAAGcgaatcacaaatattaaaattttgggaagcggatatccgatccgatccgactatatataaatacatatatatcttgattatatttaaagttttaaatatataaaattagataattatttatctaacatatgatttgagaaattttattcacattattacttatttaaaagtattacataaaaagaagagaaacaatttatgacaattataattttttttttcttaagttttgtgttattatgaTTGGTaactaagtttattttttttttaaatatgtagattcactacttcttttaatttttattttatatatcatgtaaaaatatattttacaaaacaaatttgtatcaatattttaaaattattttgtactAATCAATAAATttgagatatccgtaagtatccgtaaatatccgcaaatatctatttattttttggatatccgttttttgaatatccgtatttttccaaAGCAAAAGAAATCGAAAAATTAGATATGCGTAACATaggaagcaaatcacaaataccttcgaAAACTGGGATATCCGATCCGCCCGCAGCAGCCCTAGGTAAAACTGTTACCAGATCAAACCCAAAAGTTTATTACTTTCACAGTTTTACTCGactaaaaagtttaaaaagCGTGGTCAACACTTTGACATGTGTTTGCGCCATCCATCCGTCaatagaaaaagagaagaaggtTTTGATACGGAAggcagagagagagaatgaaggCGATCGTGATCACGGAGCCAGGAGCGCCGGAGGTTCTGCAACTCCGAGAAGTGGAAGACCCGGAAGTGAAAGAAGACGAGGTTCTCATCAGAGTTCACGCCACTGCTCTGAATCGCGCAGATACACTCCAGAGACTGGGCTCTTACTCTCCACCACCTGGCTCTAGCCCTTACCCTGGTCTCGAGTGTTCCGGTACCATCGAATCCCTCGGAAACTCCGTCTTCTCTCGTTGGAAGGTCGGAGACCAGGTATGATTATTAAAAAAGATCACATCTTTaattcccttttttttttcttgggatTTTTAAGGTTGGTGCTTAAGTTCTTGTTGTTCATCTGTTTAGCTGTTGAATCCTTAGTACAGTTTGTGTTGGGTTGCTTTCACTTTCTATACTTTAGGCTTATATtaaagttttgaactttttgATTTTCTCTCTGTCTGTCTCAGGTGTGTGCTCTTCTTTCTGGAGGAGGTTATGCGGAGAAGGTTGCTGTACCCGTTGGACAAATCCTTCCAGTCCCTGCTGGTATCTGTCTGAAAGATGCAGCTGCTTTCCCTGAAGTGGCTTGCACTGTTTGGTCTACTGTCTTCATGATGGGCCGTCTCTCCCCTGGTGAATCCTTCTTGGTATTTCCACTCATCCTTGCTGCTGCTATAAATATTGATTCTTTGGGctatgatttataaattataataatgcGTATTACTGGAAACTATTAGAAGCTTTCATCAATTACTTCACTTTCTGTTTGTGTGTGTCTAGCTCCTTGCTAAATGTTGGTAATTGCTGAGATTTCAGGTTCATGGAGGTTCAAGTGGGATTGGGACATTTGCAATTCAGATGGCTAAACATCAAGGAGTCAGAGTATTTGTCACAGCAGGTTTTTGTCTAAAGCAGCGTTCATTTTATCATCAGTACGCTCCATGTTCTCATTTGTTCTAACTTTTTCGTTTTGACTGACAGGAAATGAGGAAAAGCTAGCTGCTTGCAAAGAACTCGGGGCTGATGTTTGTATAAATTACAAAACCGAGGACTTTGTTGCAAAGGTGAAAGCTGAAACAGATGGGAAAGGTGTGGATGTTATCTTGGACTGCATTGGAGCGCCTTATTTGCAGAAAAACCTCGACAGCTTAAACTTCGATGGAAGGTTATGTATCATCGGTTTAATGGGAGGAGCTAATGCAGAGATAAAACTAAGTAGTCTGCTCCCGAAGCGTCTCACTGTCTTAGGTACTCAATGAATCATACCTTAAGATCAAAAACTCAGAGACCCTATTGAAAAtcttgatatgtttttattgTTCCTACAGGAGCTGCGTTAAGACCAAGAAGCAAGGAGAACAAAGCGGTTGTTGTAGCGGAAGTGGAGAAGATTGTTTGGCCAGCGATAGAAGCAGGGAAGGTAAAACCGGTGATTTACAAGTACTTACCATTGTCGCAAGCAGCAGAAGCTCATAGTCTTATGGAGAGTAGTAGCCATATTGGTAAGATTCTGCTTGTGACTTGATTCTCTTGCAAAGGGAGAAAGAAAATGTTCAGGAGACATACGAATCATGGtgggaaaataataaaatttggtgGATTGTGTTCATAGATGTATTAAGAGGTCTGTTTGTTCACTGGCTTTTATGTAATCTCTATGTTTGGGACTATGTAACTATGGAATATCAATAAGCTGTCAACACTAAAGTATTATGTTTACTTCTTCATATTGgactaaatatattatgttgtacATTCAAGAAACTATATAGTCAAAATCAGTAATTTGTAACTAAACAAAAATGagatacttatttttttttaacaagaaGCCATATTGGGGCTATGGAGTGCATGAAAGTTTTGCACTTCATTGAAGTGGTTTTTGCAATTAACCGATGAAGATAATGTTTACACTCAACGGAATGAcctgatttgtttttttatatagagatgaatcccctagactatatttgagaagtgattttatatttgagaagtgattttgccacatgtcttctctacaatcattctcacaaaaataatatgacatggctactaaaactgatgacatgtcttatagattaatatgacatggacaatttttgccacatgtcttctctacaatcattctcacaaaaataatatgacatggctaataaaattgataacaTGTCTTATAggttaatatgacatggaaaattatacttaatgttaatttatatttttggtaaactttttaaaatatggtaataactcatatattacatttattttcgatttatatttttagactttttaaaaatatggtaataactcataaatcatcattaaaataaatatattcaattatgacatttcaaatttcgaaatatcattttaaactaaaaatatttcaaaaatatatacatatttttggaaaattataaaaattaaatcataaaatcaaattaattcgtaaaatcattagtttcttatatatatctacaagttttataaatattttaattttaatttttgacaattatgaaattttcatcccctagattatatttgagaagtgattttaccacatgtcttctacaatcattttcacaaaagtaATATggcatggctactaaaattaatatgtcttatagattaatatgacatggaaaattatatttaatgttaatttatatttttggtaaactttttaaatatggtaataactcatgtattacatttattgtcgatttatattttggactttttaaaaaatatggtaataactcataaatcatcattaaaataaatatattcaattatgacatttcaaattttgaaatttcatttaaattaaaaatatttcaaaaatatatacatatttttagaaaattataaaaattaaatcataaaatcaaaattaaatcgtaaaatcattagtttcttatatatatatatatatctacagattttataaatatagtttaattttaatttttgacaattatgaaattttacatatttatgtaatatatttaattaaaataaatagatagaaaaatctacctaagattataattttaaatatatacatgcacattcttaaatatatttcaaaataaacaaaattatttttatcttaattttaatattcagttaaatcaaatttatattaaaatattaataagaaaaaaaaactataatattaataaagatataaatataatttatgtttatttgttagaaaatattttaaaaaaaatttactgcacatggtgcaggaaaacacctagtttcaATGATGCAAAGAGTTGGTTACATAATAAATAGGGATGAATCAACGATGTAAATAGTTCGTCCATAACTTCTTTTTGAAACTAAAGTTCATAACTTTACATCAAATATCAGCTCCTAAGTGGTTGAAGTTTGCTTTCATAtaataagaaaaggaaaaacaaaaggTCATATGGTAGTGAACAAATGATGAAATGATATGAGAATTTTACTATATAGTACAAATGATCAAAGACTATGTTATTTCATTTTATGCCAATTGGTTTTGAAacgaattatatatatatatttactttgaGCTTATTCGATgataagaacaaaaaaagagagtagaTTTTGagcttaaatataaaaatttccaGAGCCGAGCAGGTGAACCAATTGTGGAAGAGCAAGATCAAAACTTTGTGAAGGTATATCTCTTGACACTTTGACTTGTCGTTCTGAATCGGTCTTTACGATGAAACCCAGTTTCTAATTTAGCAAAATCgtacaacaaaagaaaaaccttTGATCAGTgtaaaaaaatcgaaactttgaAACTGTTTTCAGAATGAAATCGTCGCTGCTGCGACTGTGGTTTGCGAGAGTAATCGTGCTTACACAGCTCATCCACGGAGCTTTGAGCTGGGGCAAAGAAGGTCACTACACCGTCTGCAAAATAGCCGAGGTAATATGTCTAAAGAGATTACTTACTGTTATGCTCAAGTCTTTGCTTTAAAGCtacacccttgttttttttaGGATCAGAGATGTTTCTTTTGTTGATCTCTGATGATAatgacgtttttttttttttctgtttctcaATGCTCTTTAAAAGAGCTACTTTGAGGAAGAAACTGTAG contains these protein-coding regions:
- the LOC108843022 gene encoding BAG family molecular chaperone regulator 7, with translation MSWIRRLDLIDPYYTTCSPPPLVVRETSIVKPSSSFFPSFIHHDDDDVEEDLAFPFALSPPDLFEDLVQIEKSPSSCKYQLVRRRVVEEYPLQYLCHRVSELETKFDRLVGGERGGDSDRKYKLTKEFKGSGERKYKWEAEVQERKYKWEAEFDGPAGDRKYTWTTEIKGGNKKKKDVAVLKKAKADAEAAEEKKKKAMAMAAKKKKKSYSWTTELKSERENGEMQHTYTIKASTGGAEKKEKVKKIKKKEKPRVVVIEEDEEVEEEDDSEEHRAILLRKAYSRRSGAVRSKKGKNKEMPPEYAAAMIQRAFRAYLIRRSKALRALRDLAIAKTKLKELRASFHNFNYRRVISRDAEERQKFSEKIIVLLLTVDAIEGVDVMVRGAKRSMVDELEAMLEVVDPQPQGKSLSMRRRTFDMPDSLIRNEIAEGVTQIVQMLETEEE
- the LOC108820677 gene encoding uncharacterized protein LOC108820677, translated to MKAIVITEPGAPEVLQLREVEDPEVKEDEVLIRVHATALNRADTLQRLGSYSPPPGSSPYPGLECSGTIESLGNSVFSRWKVGDQVCALLSGGGYAEKVAVPVGQILPVPAGICLKDAAAFPEVACTVWSTVFMMGRLSPGESFLVHGGSSGIGTFAIQMAKHQGVRVFVTAGNEEKLAACKELGADVCINYKTEDFVAKVKAETDGKGVDVILDCIGAPYLQKNLDSLNFDGRLCIIGLMGGANAEIKLSSLLPKRLTVLGAALRPRSKENKAVVVAEVEKIVWPAIEAGKVKPVIYKYLPLSQAAEAHSLMESSSHIGKILLVT